A DNA window from Candidatus Sulfidibacterium hydrothermale contains the following coding sequences:
- a CDS encoding SusC/RagA family TonB-linked outer membrane protein gives MRKVTLLLMFLFLAGLNMAIAQTKTIKGTVTSAEDGSPIPGVTVLVKGTTNGTVTDASGRYSLKVGPSATTLVFSFVGMKTEEVAINGRTTINVTLKPTSMALNQVVVTALGISRKKRALGYAVTQLDSKDIATVKTNNVINSLSGRVAGAVITESPTGPGGGTRVIIRGNNTLTGNNQPLYVVDGVPISNSGFGSANGSGTANYLRTDYGTGISDINPDDIASITILKGPNAAALYGSRASNGVVLITTKKGKEQKGLGVSFNSSTMFSSPLILPHYQNEYGQGSNGNTYTDVNELKNYSGSWGAKMDGSDQLYWTGEKRPYVAQPDNVKDFFQTGAELVNTLAFTGGSDKYSFRFSYTNNHSTGIVPNDALNKNNFDLRVTSHLTKKLSVDAKATYMVQIANHRPSMGTEGLMAYVYNIPRNVDINDLKDYQNPDYSVRTYTTSGGNPYWIQYHDVNKDVRNRFIGFGKVSYQFTPWLSAFARIGTDFLLQKINTVNQYGHWYYSTGRFNYKKYNTSETNADFLFMLDKDINKNFHISANFGGNARQDTYEYMGIYGEDFKIPTKPIVDGAKILKPQYQPVEIKKVNSLYGSASLSYNHFLYLDLTGRNDWSSTLPENNWSYFYPSVSLSALLNHFIDPNAKILDMLKVRGSWAQVGGDTGPYQLDITYDLSQNGYLGLTTLTRPSVKMNPDLKPEKTISTEFGFDFKMFKGKIFGDFSYYDITSKDLIMDVPVSSSTGYSYYRSNVGEMTNKGVEFTLGGYPISNKNFKWMVSANFAHNKNTLVSLIEGVDNYVFSVNNSGNIIVQATVGGGYGDLYGTTWQRTPDGQLVVDAQGRPLATSDKVYLGNYQPDWTGGMTNVITYKHFTLNVLLDFRIGGDLYSGTDASMDAHGVTDRTLQYRDGVVLDAVYNSGTPDNPVWTKNTTKITGEQYWGAVSGIASNYVYSQTFIMLREVSLIYHLPKSLLGNHFIKDLSVGFVGRNLAFLYKEMDNFDPISSYSTSNYAQGMLYFTPPTTRSLGVNVYVKF, from the coding sequence ATGAGAAAAGTTACATTGTTGCTCATGTTTTTGTTTCTGGCCGGTCTTAATATGGCCATTGCCCAAACAAAAACAATTAAGGGTACTGTAACCAGTGCGGAAGACGGCTCGCCGATTCCCGGTGTTACAGTTCTGGTAAAAGGAACCACTAACGGTACCGTTACCGATGCTAGTGGTCGATATTCATTAAAGGTGGGACCCAGTGCTACCACTTTGGTTTTTTCATTCGTTGGGATGAAAACCGAGGAAGTGGCGATCAACGGCAGAACCACCATTAATGTTACCCTGAAACCCACTTCCATGGCACTAAACCAGGTTGTGGTAACCGCTTTGGGTATTTCAAGGAAAAAAAGAGCCTTGGGATATGCCGTTACACAGTTGGACAGTAAAGATATTGCTACCGTTAAAACCAACAATGTTATCAATTCACTTTCCGGACGTGTGGCTGGAGCTGTAATTACCGAATCTCCTACCGGCCCGGGCGGTGGTACCCGTGTAATCATCCGTGGTAACAACACCCTGACAGGAAACAACCAACCGTTATATGTTGTTGACGGAGTTCCGATCAGCAACTCCGGATTCGGAAGCGCTAACGGTTCAGGAACCGCTAACTATCTTCGTACCGACTATGGTACTGGTATTTCCGACATCAACCCGGATGACATCGCTTCTATTACCATTCTGAAAGGCCCGAATGCTGCCGCTTTGTATGGTTCACGTGCCTCCAATGGTGTAGTACTGATTACCACTAAAAAAGGAAAAGAACAAAAAGGACTGGGCGTTTCGTTCAACAGTTCCACCATGTTCTCCAGTCCGCTGATTTTACCTCATTACCAAAATGAATACGGACAAGGTTCCAATGGAAACACCTATACCGATGTAAACGAATTGAAAAACTACAGCGGTTCTTGGGGAGCCAAAATGGACGGTTCGGATCAGCTTTACTGGACCGGAGAAAAACGCCCCTATGTTGCTCAGCCCGACAACGTAAAAGATTTCTTCCAAACCGGAGCAGAACTGGTAAATACGCTGGCTTTTACTGGTGGTAGTGATAAATACAGCTTCCGTTTTTCTTATACCAACAATCATTCTACCGGCATTGTTCCCAACGATGCGCTGAACAAAAACAATTTTGACTTACGGGTTACCTCCCATCTGACGAAAAAACTTTCGGTGGATGCCAAAGCCACTTATATGGTGCAAATTGCCAACCATCGTCCCTCTATGGGTACAGAAGGATTGATGGCTTATGTTTACAACATTCCACGAAATGTGGACATCAACGACCTGAAAGACTACCAAAACCCTGATTATTCCGTTCGTACATACACCACCAGCGGCGGAAACCCGTACTGGATTCAGTATCACGATGTAAATAAAGACGTACGGAATCGTTTTATCGGCTTCGGTAAAGTAAGCTATCAATTTACTCCGTGGCTGTCAGCTTTTGCCCGTATCGGTACCGACTTCCTGTTACAAAAAATTAATACCGTAAACCAATACGGACACTGGTATTATTCAACAGGACGTTTCAATTACAAGAAATATAACACATCGGAAACCAATGCTGATTTCCTGTTCATGCTGGACAAAGACATCAACAAAAACTTCCATATTTCAGCTAACTTTGGGGGAAATGCCCGTCAGGACACCTATGAATATATGGGCATTTATGGTGAAGATTTCAAAATTCCCACCAAACCCATTGTAGACGGGGCTAAAATCCTGAAACCCCAATACCAACCGGTAGAAATTAAAAAAGTAAACTCTCTTTATGGTTCAGCATCTTTGTCTTATAACCATTTCCTCTATCTTGACTTAACCGGAAGAAACGACTGGTCATCCACCCTTCCAGAAAACAACTGGTCCTATTTCTATCCTTCAGTTAGTTTATCTGCCTTATTAAACCACTTCATTGATCCGAATGCTAAGATTCTGGACATGTTAAAAGTAAGAGGCAGCTGGGCTCAGGTTGGTGGCGACACAGGCCCTTATCAACTGGATATTACTTATGATCTGAGCCAAAACGGCTACTTAGGACTGACTACGCTTACCCGTCCTAGCGTAAAAATGAATCCTGATCTGAAACCCGAAAAAACCATCTCCACGGAGTTTGGTTTCGATTTCAAAATGTTTAAAGGAAAAATATTTGGTGATTTCTCGTACTACGACATCACATCCAAAGACCTGATCATGGATGTTCCGGTATCTTCATCCACCGGATACAGCTATTACAGAAGCAATGTTGGTGAAATGACCAATAAAGGTGTTGAATTTACTTTAGGCGGTTATCCTATTTCCAACAAAAACTTCAAATGGATGGTTTCCGCCAACTTTGCACACAACAAAAACACCTTAGTTTCTCTTATTGAAGGTGTAGACAACTATGTTTTCAGTGTAAACAATTCAGGAAATATTATTGTACAAGCCACTGTAGGCGGTGGTTATGGCGACCTTTACGGAACCACCTGGCAACGTACTCCTGACGGACAACTCGTAGTAGATGCCCAAGGACGTCCATTAGCTACCAGTGACAAAGTTTATCTTGGAAATTATCAGCCTGATTGGACAGGTGGAATGACCAACGTAATAACATACAAACATTTTACCTTAAATGTATTGCTTGATTTCCGCATTGGCGGCGACCTGTATTCCGGAACTGATGCATCGATGGATGCTCACGGAGTTACCGACCGCACACTGCAATACAGAGATGGTGTAGTTCTTGATGCTGTTTACAACAGCGGAACACCTGATAATCCGGTATGGACCAAAAACACCACTAAAATTACCGGAGAACAATACTGGGGCGCTGTTTCCGGCATTGCTTCCAACTACGTTTACAGCCAAACTTTCATCATGCTGCGTGAAGTTTCACTGATTTATCACCTGCCTAAATCCCTTCTTGGCAACCACTTTATCAAAGACCTTTCCGTAGGCTTCGTAGGCAGAAACCTGGCGTTCCTGTATAAAGAAATGGATAATTTCGATCCTATTTCAAGCTATAGTACGAGCAACTATGCACAGGGCATGTTGTATTTTACTCCTCCTACCACAAGGAGTCTGGGAGTTAATGTATATGTCAAATTCTAA